The DNA segment AGTTTAGCCCCTACTCGCTCTTACTCAGCAGCGGTTGCTTACCTTAAGCAACTGCTCGTTTGTTGTGTCTTCCGAACCTGCCGCTGCTTGCTCCAGCTTAGTTGTCGTTCTAGCGCGTCAACTACTCACGCAACTAGACAGGTAATTGTCACCGGTTTGCCAAGGCAGTTGACATTCCACAGAACGCAAACGTTTTGCCGCCAAAGGTGCCATTACCACTGTCAAAGAGCGCCCTGTTTCCTGCTAGCCACAGCCGGGAACAGCGTCAAATTGTCTGAGGTTTGTATATCCCAAATAATTTCATCCTCCTGACTAACTACTATTAAGTAGTTAGTGGGTTTTGGAAGGGGCTCAAACGCTTATACAGTCTAGGTTTAAGGTAACTTTTTGGGGTTTCGATAGAAATGGAAAAGGTTTCTACTCATTAAGTTATTAAGCTTGTACTGAGGTAATCTAATCAGGTTTTAAGGGTCGCCTATGGGCTTTCAAAGGGGCGAGAATCCGAACTGTCTACTGCTGGGCACGAGGATTTGGGTGGAGCCCATTCGAGATTTGGCAGCCATCACACGCATCAAGAAGCTGCTGCGGCATTAGAACAGCATCGAGGGATTGTGTTACGAAAATCAAGTGTGAGTAGAATTCAAAGCAAACTGGTCGCTGATTGTGCCGTTAATCGTCCTGCGTGAGACCACCCAACTCACACACATCGACATTCTCATTTTTCCTGGAGGTGCCGTCTGCAAATACGGTCTTGAGATTGGATACGCAGGTCGCTCCAGCCACAACCGTTATACGACGAGACTCTGTGGGCTGGAGAGGCTGATCCAGGATATTTTTTCCCCTTATGCTTTTATTGGCTGCCTCAATATAAAATTCGACAATTGGAATGGAGGATTCGTTGCTCAAGGTAAAGTGTGAGTCTTCTGCATTCGTTCGTGTCGAAGTGCTGCCAAAGTTCGCGGGGATCGAACAAGCAGCCAAAGACAGCGCGGTCACGGGAATTACCAATGCCAATGCAAGTGTTGAAAGGTTCATTTTGGTACCGGAGGGTGTTTACTATGCGTGTCACTCTCTTCGGGATGTCCATCGCACACATCGGGATGACAAATTGCTCCAAGAGCAACAGGGAGATCCCTTGTATCAGCTGCTACAGCCGTAAATATCTAAATTCCTGTAAAGCTCACAAGAATTTACAACACGGTTTAATCAAAGCAGCGGTCATGCTAGGACAGAGCATCCTGCTCATATACTTCTAGGTTTGGGGCGTTGCTGAATAGAGGGATGGCTTCACTCATATTGAAATGAAGCGTCAAGGATTCCAGGTATTGCTTCATCCCCAGGATCAGCAACGCCAGGTTTGGTTCACTACATGCAGCACTTTGAGTAGCTGCCAATCAGGCAACTACTCAAAGTCATGAGACTGGACTATGGTGCCTGCTTTTTCAGGGATACAGTTTCTACCAAGGCAATTAAAAACTCGTTTTCAGTCTCATGAAATCTCGTCGTTTCGGCTCACTACAGCCTGTATGACTTAAGCAAGATTTAGGCCAGCGACTTTTTGAGACAGCTTGTCCTATCGTGAAACTCTGCTTATTGCTGGAGCTATCTGGCGCTAGCGACCAAAATTACTCCAATTCTATACATAGGTCAATCCAAGCTGCTTTTTAAGTTCATCGGGAATGTTTTTGGCTTTGTCTACTTCTTCCGGGGCGGGCCAGGTTGTACTTTGGTCAGATTGAACCCCGCTCAGGTTGGAACTGCTCAGGTCGGGCCTCGCGCTCTGTTTAGAGGTCGGTTTCTGCCAGTGCCTCAACCGCTGCCGATAGGTCAGACTGTAGCTGCTGGGCCAGATGGCTTAGGTAAGATCGGGGTGACTGCTGGCTCTGGCCACCATTCAAAAATCTGGCAAACTTGAGCGGGGGTTCCCACCCAAGTTTTTTTATGGCCTCGGATAATTGCGTGGAAGGGCAAAAGGCCCGTCAAATCACCTAAGCATTGACCACAGGCTGATCATTGACGATCTTGCTGTCACCATTGACAGCAAGCTTTTCTTGCAGTGCCGGATGCTCAAAACGCTCCAGAAAGATGTCTACCATTCGTCGCTGTTCTTCAACATCGACAATATTAGCCAGCATCTGGGCAAGCGGGTCGTTGCTGATAGTTGTTAGCAACGAGGGATTCGTGCGGATGGCTTCAATGACTCTAGTGTTTTGGGTAGTACTAAATAGGTAATGATGCGTTGTAGTGATGGATGAAATTCCACAGCAAGCCGATGTGGTTGCGCGAGCACTTCGAAAACGCAAGGCTACGCCTGACAAAGCGTGAGACTCGTTGCCTTAAGGTGTTGTTGAACCGCTCTATATAGCTCGTTTTGCCACTGTCCTTACTCACCTTTGAGGTGAACGTAATCTTGAAGCCATTGCTCCGAAACCTGTGCTGCTCGGGCAATTCCAGCCATTGAAAGGCGCTCTAGCAGAAGACGGTCAACCAAGTCCCGAGTAGCTTGGTCGATTCGCTTATCGGTAGGGTGCTCGACGAACTGATAGCCGCAGTTACGGCACAGAAATCGTTGTTTACCCGTATGGATACGTCCATTCCTAACCGTGCGGGATGAGTTGCATTTTGAGCAGGTTGGCATTGCTCTCCGGTAGATAGCTTCCCTCCTACCCTAACAAATCGATCATTACCTCTGGAGTTCTACCGACAACCCGTCTAAAATTCAAAGCTAGATAAACCCCCATGATTTATCTTTTTTAGCTTTTCTAAAGGTGCTGACATGCTCATCGGCTATGCACGGGTGTTTAAGGCAGATGGTTCACAGCTACTTGATCTGCAAATGGATGCCCTGGTTCGAGCGGGCGTGCCTGACAGTCGGATTTACTACGACCGGGTTTCAGGCAAGAGAGCCTAACGGCCTGGTCTCGATGCCTGTCTCAAAGCACTCCAACCTGGAAACACGCTAGTCGTTTGGAAACCTGATCGCTTGGGACGAGACTTGAAACACCTCATCAACACTATTGATGACTTGCGACAACGGGATGTAGGCTTCAAAGTCCTCTCTGGAGCTGACGCAGAAATTGATACGACCACTGCCAATGGCCACTTGTTCTTCGCAGTCTTTGCAGCACTGGTAGAGTATGAACGAGAACTGATTGCGAATACCGGGACTCGGTACGCTCTAGCGATAAGCACTTCGTCAAAACAAGCGGTCCGCGGTGGCTAAGTCTGCTGCTGGTGCAGATTAGCTAGGCAGGACAGGTTTGGGCACTGCCGTTTTTGACTGTGCTGGCTCCATCAGAACGCTACAACCAGCAGCAAGGACATCGACACAAAGCGTTAACTGCACTCTGTTTTTGCGATAGAACCTTTAATATTTATCTCAGCATTGATTGGTAATGGTTTGAAAACATAGATTTAGAGGCCAGTAAAAATTTATGGAGACTGCGAAATCTTCCTCAAAAGGTGTCTCCCTTCGCCTTCTATTAGTTTTGCCGTTTATGATCCAGATTTTTGCTGCGGTAGGAATTACGGGTTGGCTATCGCTGCGTAATGGTCAGCGGGCGGTCAATGACGTTGTATCCCAGTTACAAAATGAGGTTACTGCACGAATTTCTAAACATTTGGCAGACTTTGTTGCAGTCCCCCAAATGGTTACAGAAATCAATGCGAGTGCCATTCAATATGACACGCTAGATTTGCAGAATGCAGCGGTCTTGGAGAGTCATTTCTGGCAGCAAATGCGGGTGTTTGAGACCTTGCGACCGATCGCCTTTGGGAGCGCGCAGGGCACCATCCACGCCGTTGACCGGATGCCAGATGGTGCTCTGGTGATTCGGGTGATCGATTCATCCACCGACGGTGCGTATTACACCTACAGCATTGATCCTCAAGGCACCCGCGATCGCCTGCTAAAAGTTAATGATAGCTTTGATCCCCGTATCCGCCCTTGGTACACCAAAGCCGTTCAAGATGGCAAGCCGACCTGGACTGAAGTCTATCCTTACTTCTCAACGTTAGGATTGGCGATTAGCGCCACCCATCCCCTCTATGACGAAACCGGACGTTTAGTAGGCGTGACAAACGCCACCCTGTCGCTGGCCAAATTAGGCAACTTTTTAGGCAGTCTGAAGATTGGGCGCTCGGGTCAAACTTTTATCATGGAGCGTTCTGGTAATTTGGTTGCGAGTTCGACCACGGAACCACCGTTTCTCTTGCTAGAAGAAGGGAGTGAGGAGAAGCGGGAACGGTTAGCGGCGATCGCTAGTGAAGATGCCATCACGCGACTCACTGCCCAAGCTCTCAAGGACAATTTCGGAACCTTCAACAATATTGACCGGAGTCAGCAACTCGTTCACACCATTGACGGCAAAAAATATCTGATTCAGGTGACGCCCTTTAGCGATCGCTATGGGCTGGATTGGCTCATAGTAGTCACGGTGCCGGAAGCCGACTTCATGGAATACATTGAGGCGAATACCCGGACCACCATTTTGCTGTGTTTGCTGGCGCTAATGATTGCCACCGCGCTAGGAATTTGGACATCCCGCTGGATTGCCCGCCCAATTGTGCAGCTCAACCAGGCAAGTCAGGCAATCGCCGATGGCAAAATTGACCAGCAAGTGACGGTCAAAGGTATTAAGGAGTTACAAACCCTCGCTCGTTCTTTTAACCAGATGGCCTATCAACTCAAAACGGCGTTCACAGATTTAGAGGCACGGGTAGAGCAGCGCACCGCCCAACTGCAAGAGGCCAAAGTGGCAGCAGAGGTGGCGAATCGAGCCAAAGGCGAGTTTTTGGCGAACATGAGCCATGAACTGCGGACACCGCTCAATGCCATCCTAGGGTTTGCCCAAATGCTGAGGCATCAATGTATCGAGAACGCTGAGCAACGCAATGGCCTAGACATCATCAGTCGCAGCGGCGAGCATCTCCTCAACTTGATCAATGATGTGTTGGATATGTCAAAGATTGAGGCAGGCCAAACCTCGCTAATGTTGGATAGCTTCGATCTCTACGAGATGCTGCGCCTCATTGAGGAAACATTTCAGCTGCGGGCCAGCACTAAAGGGGTATCCCTGGTATTTCGGCGATCGGCCGAGGTTCCTCGCTACATTCGTGCTGATGAACGCAAGTTGCGGCAGATTTTAATCAACCTGCTGAGTAATGCGATCAAGTTTACTGAAGCTGGATCGGTCGTTCTGGAAGCACAGGCCACCGTTCCGGTCACTTCCGCTGAAGCCACCGAACCCGCTACTTTGCCAGTCACCCGCCTGCATTTCGCCGTTAGCGATACGGGGGCAGGCATTGCGTCGGAGGATCTAGAGCGCATCTTTGAACCCTTTCTGCAAACCACTTTGGGAGAGCAAGCTGGACAGGGAACTGGGCTTGGGTTACCCATTAGCCGTCGGTTTGTCGAGCTGATGGGGGGAGCAATGGCAGTGGACAGTACACCGGGCCAGGGAAGTCGATTTTACTTTGAAATTCTAGTTAGGATCGCGGCTGCCAGCGATCTGCCGACGCCAGCGCCTAAACGGCGTGTGGTTGGGTTCATGCCGGGTCAGCAAACTTACCGAATTTTGGTGGTCGATGATCGCTGGGAAAATCGCCACTTGGTAGTGCGCTTGCTGAAGCCTCTGGGTTTTGCGGTGCAGGAAGCCGAGAATGGTGAAGCGGCAATCACGAGCTGGCAACATTGGCAACCCCATCTCATCTGGATGGATATGCGTATGTCCATGCTGGACGGCTACGAAGCGACCCGCCAAATCCGGACGTTGGAGCAGCAGGCAGAGAGTGATCGCCCGTTGGTGAAAATCATTGCGTTGACCACGAGCACCTATGAAGAAGAACGATCAATCGTGCTGTCGGTGGGCTGTGATGATTTCGTTCGCAAACCCTTCCAGGAAGAAACTCTCTTCAGCAAGATGACCCAACATTTAGGTGTGCAGTTTCAATATGTCGAGCTGGAGGCAGATTTTCCCTCTGCAGCGGAGCCTGCTTCGCAATTCTCTACCCTCACGGCAGCCGATCTGGCAGTGATGCCGGACTCATGACGCATAGAACTTTATCAGGCATCACAAACGTTAAATGCACAACGCATCTTATCCGTTATTGCCAAAATTCCTGCTGAACATCACCCTCTAGCCAATCAGCTTCAGACCGTGGTAAGTAACTTCAGGTACGACATCATTATTGAATTGAGTAAACCCAAAGTTTAAAGTTAAGCTTCAAATTTACCCGTGAGGTAATTCCCAAAAGATAACGATATTGAATACCGATGCATTTTATCAAAAGAATCGAAGCTAACACCATTACTGGAGTAGGTTACTACCAACCATGTCTGCACCCGCAGAGGCGACTTCAATAACCTCAGCCAAAGTTCTGATCGTTGATGATACGCCAACCAACTTGCGACTGCTCTCCAACACCCTCATTCAGCAAGGATATGACGTTCAATGTGCGATTTCGGGTGAACTGGCGCTGATCGGCGTACGGGCAAGCAAACCGGATATCATTCTGCTTGACATCACAATGCCGCAGATGGACGGTTTTGAGGTATGTAGACAACTGAAGGCGGAGAGTACGACTCAAAATATCCCAGTGATCTTTTTGAGTGCCTTAGACGATTCCTTTGACAAGGTTAGGGCATTTCAAGCGGGAGGCATCGACTATATTACGAAACCCTTTCAAGTCGAAGAAGTCGTTGCCCGAGTTGCCAATCACCTCGCCCTACAACGTGCTCAGACAGCGATCTTGAGTCTCAATACAGAATTGGAGCAGCGAGTTGAAGAACGCACGCAATCCCTTCAGCAGCTCAATTTAGAGTTACAGGCTAGCGAGGAACGCTTTCGCACCGTTGCTAATGCCGCCCCTGTTTTAATCTGGATGGTTGGTATTGACGCTTCATGCCAGTTTGTGAACCAGCACTGGCTGAACTTTACAGGATGCTCTTTTACAGAAGTCCTCAACCGGGGATGGGTGAGCCGCATCCATCCAGCAGAGCGATCGCAGTATGAGCAACTCTATCAGACCACGCTGGAGCAGCATCAACCCTTTACATTGGAGTATCGTTTGCTGAACGCCAATTCGGAATATCGCTGGATTTTAGAAACGAGTGTGCCTCTGTATGAGGGGGATGAGTGTGTGGGGTTTATTGGCTCTGGCATCGACATCCATGATCGTAGGCAAGCCGAGGAGCAACTCATTCATAACGCGCTTCACGATAGCTTGACTGACTTACCGAACCGTGTACTGCTGATGGAGCGGTTGGAACTTTCCCTTAACCGAATGGGCCGATCGAGTAGTCTCCATTTTGCAGTTCTGTTTCTGGATTTAGATCGCTTCAAGCTGATCAACGATGGGCTCGGGCATCTGGCGGGCGATTGTTTACTGGTTCAGTTTGCTTCCCGATTGGAGCGGGTGATTCGCCCGACTGATCTGTTAGCGCGATTAGGAGGAGATGAGTTTGTCTTGCTCCTAGAAGATATTAATGGTTTACAAGATGCTGTCCATATAGCAAATCGAATTTTAGAAGAGCTGCGATCACCATTTACGATCGCAGGCCAAGAAGTCTTCTTAACGGCCAGTATCGGCATTGTTCTAAATGCGCCCCACTATTACCAGGGAACAGAGCTATTGCGAGATGCCGATACGGCCATGTATGAGGCCAAAAAACGCGGCAAAGCCCGGTACGAAATATTCAATTCAGAAATGCACCAAGTGGCGCTCAAGCAACTCCATTTGGAGAATGATTTGCGGAAAGCACTGGAGCAACAGCAGTTTGTGATCCACTACCAGCCGATTGTTGATCTTCACACAGGTGAATTGGTTGGTCTTGAAGCGCTCGTCCGGTGGCAACCGCCTCAAGGCATGGTGCTCCCCAACGAGTTCATCCCCGTTGCTGAAGAAACTGGGTTGATTATTCCGTTAGGTGAGTGGGTGCTGCGAACGGCGTGTTACCGGGTTAAGCAGTGGCAAGAGCAGTTTCCTAGGGTATCGTTGCGGCTCAGCGTGAATCTTTCAGCAAAGCAGCTTCAGGAACCCACTTTTTTGACTCAAGTTGATCGCGTCCTTCAGGCAACAGGGTTATCGGGACATCACCTGACGTTAGAAATTACGGAAAGCATGTTGATTGAGAACGTCGAAAATGTCATTGCGATCTTGCAGCAGTTACGCGATCGCCAGATTCAAATCGATATTGATGACTTTGGAACGGGCTATTCATCCCTGAGCTATTTGCACCGATTCCCGATTCATGCACTCAAAATTGATCAGTCATTTACTCAGACGGTAGACGTGAACCCCAACATTGTGGAGGCCATCATTTCTTTAGGCCACGCCCTTGGGTTGGATGTCGTCGCCGAAGGCATTGGAACAGCGGAGCAGCAGTCTACTATCAGAAGCTTGGGTTGCCGATATGGGCAGGGCTACTATTTGGGACGCCCTTTGTCCACAAATGAAATGGACCGCTTCCTGTCAACTCAAACTCAACTCCCTTGATTGCTCCGACTTCGCGAGCTGCAATTTAGGGCGATCTGGTTCATTTGTCTTGCCCGCTTAGCTGCTAGACGCGCAACTAAGCAACGACAGAATGGGCCTTTCAGCCAGCGAAACGGGCAAAAACAGGCTTTGTACTAGTCAGCTCTCAGAAAATCTAGTCCGTTTCTAGGCCAGAGGGTGTACTAGCGGGACCCTTTGCCACGTTAAGGCTTTGGTGGACTGGCTACTCTAGAGCCTTCTTAAAGGCTGTCATTACCCTCATCAGGCTCGTGGCTATGGGTAGCATCAGACAACTCAATCCTTGCGATCGCACTTTCAAGTTCTCCTTGTAGTTCCTCTGCCGATGGCAAGCTACTTCTTAAATCTGCTGACAAGTCCTTCTTCGTCTTCTTGGCCACACTCCTCGCAACCCGCCAAAGGGGATTGACAATGGCTCACGGCTGAGTATGGTTCTCACCATAGCTGTATCCGACCAGCCTTCTTTTCTCTCCCGGCCTTTCATTGGAGATTGGCCTAATGGGCAGTTTTGGCATAGATACTAATAGATGGCGTGGGTAGCGTTGATCCGACTTCATTTGGGTTGTTGTTCATGAGCGCTAGGTAGTTGCCGCGATCGCTAAACGCAACCCGATAGCCATGAGGCCAGTCCTGAACTTCTCCAGTTCTCACACTGCCCAAGCGCGCTCCAGCCACCTGCCCCCCGAAAAAATAGCTATCGCCATCTGGACTTAGCCCAATGGCATCATCTGATCGATCAGCCGGTAGCTCAGTGCTGGTCACGCGCGCGCCCGTTTGTGAATTCCAAGTGACCAGCAGTCCATCGTAAGGCGATCGCGTTAGCACATTGAGCAACCCATCGTTTCTAAAGACCATATCCATCCCCCAGAAGAGGACATCTTCCGGCGGCAGCGTCCTAGCATACTCAAACATGCCGCTCTGATTGAGTCGCCATAGGTCTACACGACCCGATGAATCATTTGGGTATATCTGAATGGCTAAAAATTGACCATTGGGGCTAATGGCAAATCTACCGCTGGTTTCTAGAGATTGCACCGCTTCACCGTTCGCCGTGTTCCACAGAGCTAGTTGTGGCGTAGAAGCGCCGTCTTGCTGTGGGTTCACAAACGTTATGATCCGCTGATTGTCATGGCTAAAGGCAATCTGACCCCCATCGATGGCTGACTCTGCCCTGCTGATTGTTTTTTTCCACAGCGGCTGACCTGCCTCGATAGTCCATGCCGCTAGTTCCACGGTGTTTGTGGGAGAAGTTTGCGCGATCGCCGCCACCTTCGTCCCGTCCTTGCTGATCGCCGCCCCATCAAAACGAGTCTGATCACCAGCGGCAATCTCCTTGATTAGCGCCCCTGTTTGCGTATTCCATATCTGAAGCGTTGCACCGTCTGTGGTCAAGGCCAGTAGCCGTTGTCCATCCGCGCTAAAGCTAAACCCTGCCGCTGCCGTTGGCAGGGTTGTTATGGGCGCTTTATTCCAGCGAGCACCAGTTGCTGCCACAGGTTGCGCCCTACCATCGTTGACCAGCGCCCGATGGACAAAAGCCGCCACCTCAGCGCGGGTCGCTGGGCGATTGGGCACGAGTTGATCGAGGGCAGGATAGTTAACAACGATGTTGGCGGCTCTGGCAGCAGTTATGCCAGGGCGAGCATATTCCGGAATGGCATCAGCATCTTTATAGGCAGATAGGTCCGCTATACTACCACCCTGATATCCCAATCCATTGGCGATAGAAATCAGGGCCTGTACGCGGGGTATCGGTTGATTGGGCTTAAACTCATTCCCCAGATATCCTGAGAGAAAGCCCGCAGTGCGAGCTTTAGCAATATAGCCAGCAGCCCAGTGATCGTTAGGCACATCCGCAAAGGTTGGAGTACTGGACTGCGTTGCATTCAACCGCTCATTCGGTACTTGAAAAGGTTGCGCTGACATAAACGCTTGATTCAAAATCGCCGCAAACTGTGCGCGGGTTACGGGTTCGTTAGGCTGGAACGTGCCATCGGGGAAGCCGCTAATTACACTGAACCGTGCCAGGCCTGATATGTACTCATAAGCCCAGTAGTCGGCAGGGACATCTCTAAAGGAGGTGCTTGGCGCTGGGGTGGGTGCAGGCACTTGTGCAGGCACAGGCGTTTGCGCTGATACAGACGCACTCAAAGGTGTGAGTAAGCTGAGGCTCAAGCTAAGCGCTAGGCCGAGGCAAAATTGTGATCTCAAGCGCATGTGGTTATTCGCGGGTAGTTTAAGGGAGTAGCAGGTCTCATATTCCGTCCATCTGGAACGGACTAAATTTATAAGCTGAGCCTATATCGAATAATTAGCCAGATTACCCTAGTGAACTGCAATTGGGCTGAAAGTGATGAGCAGATTTCTAGCTGGCACTGCTGACCCACAAAATCAAGTACTGAGAATCCATAATTGTCCGCGCGAAAGCAACAATACAGCACCGCTGTAGCGCGTCTGGCCGGTGGATGTCCGCTCGATGGAGGGGTTAGGCAACGCCATGGTGACGCAGAACAAGGCCCGTAGCAGCAAACGCCTCGTTCCCCGCCAAGCGACCAGAAACCCGCTTCACCACTTCGAACCCTTCGCTAAGGTACAACTGTAGAGCGGCTTCATTGCCTTCGAGAACGTCGAGCGAAACCGGACCGGATTCACAAGAAATTGCCTCACGCACCAGCCGCCTCGCGACTCCGCGGCGCTGATGCCGCGGGCTGACGTAGAGCCAAGTGATTTCGCCTTCAGCGATTGCGATGAAGCCCAACGGAATGCCCTCGTCATCCGCGACCAGCACCCTACCATCAAACAGGCCCTCACCCTCTGCAGTCTCCTCAAGCGTCAGAAACGCGTCCATCAACCCGCTCGCCTCGAGTTCTTGCTTGCGCGCTTCATCATGGATCACACATAGATGTGGCCAGTCGGACGATTCGTACTCGCGGATCCGCATACGGTGCCTAACTCGTAATTAGAGGAAAAATTTCTGCCTAATCCCCCATGCGGGATCTTAGGTGGAAATCTGTCTGCCTAACCCCCCCCACCGACATCTCAAAATGATTTGATACTGAATACCAACAGACAAACTCTTAACCACTGCCTCAACAGATAACCTAAGCAGCACAACGACCAAGCTCACTCGCCGCCGGAAGCGGAGCGAGGAACGAGCGAAGCTGTAGGCGGTCGGGTGAACTTGGTCGTTGTGCTACGGTTGGAGAGTTCCAGCTTGGTTGATTACTCGCTCAATTGCCTCACCATGACGGCCACTCGCACATTGTTATATTCGGTCGTCTCGATGACATTCCAGCCAAGACGTTTATACAAACCTCCGTCCAAAGACTCGGTTTGCAAGTAAAGCTCCTTGACTCCAAAATCGTTGGCGATTGCAGCAATCTTCTCAGCCAAGACCGACCCTACACCATAACCTCTGAACTTAGGAGCAACAAAGAGGCTCCCCAGCCAAAACTCCCTTTCAGGATAAATGCTCATCTCGCGCAATTTGAACTGAGCAACGCCCAGCACCCTATCCTTTGAAACCGCCAGAATGTGGAAAGGAGGTTTATGACGGTTGAGTTTGCCTCTTATTCTTTTAATCGTTTTCTCAACCGAGTTGCCAGGCACCTTGCCCCACTCTTCGTAATACCACTGCGCTACCGTCGGGATGGCATCTTGTCTGTCTGCCAGAAACACGAAAGCTAAATCCTCATCGGATATTTTCATAGTTCGTGCTCCTATCTATTCGTCCTATTTAAATGTTGCGCTGCCGTCAAGCCGCACGCCGCAGCAGAACGTTCCCGACCAGCGGCGGTAGATCACTTCGAACTTAGCACTAGCGGCTCCCGTCTGTCCGCTGCGTTGGGGTTGTTATGCGCCACTAGTGGGTCTAAGCAAAGTAGGTTGACCAAACAGATGAACTTGGTTCTTGAGAATGACTATACTCTCTTCGTCATTACATAGGTAAGTGTCATAGTTTCGTTGTGTCACAAGCTTGCGCGCTCTATGGAGTTCTGCCTGCTGCTTTGTTGCATGGGGCACAAACATGAAGTTGACTAAGCCAAGCGATGAGAAATCACCAAGTCCGACGTGGTTTACGTCGCCACAAAGGGCTGCGGATTCAATCGTTGGGGTAAGAAGCATTGCACCAGCACTAATCCCAATGAAGGCGTTGCTGATCCTGGGGATGAAGCAATACCTGGAATCCTTGACGCTTCATTTCAATATGAGTGAAGCCATCCCTCTATTCAGCAACGCCCCCAATGAAGACACCACCCGATTGAGCGAACTTGATCATTTTTTCGCCTAGACCACGAGACTTTAGTGAATGAAGAAATCGGTAAGTGTTACCTCCAGATAGATGAACAATCGGTTTGCTGAGCACCCTATCCATTAGAGTTTCATCAAAACCACTCTCAAAATCAATGTAAGTATCAAGATTGACCCCTATAGATTCATAGCCATCTCGAGCCTTATTGAAAAAGTACCGCTCAGCGTCCGGCTGAGATGCTATGAAAGCTGCCGAAGTATCTTTAAAGGAAAGCGATTCAACAAGAAACTTAACCGCTGTAGCACCGCTTTCAGTTTCTTGAGTACTAAGAAGGGCTAGTTTCATTCACGTACTAAAGGATTGCAACTTGTCTCCAGTGATGCTTCAACGCTCTCAAGTACTTTCCTCTTGGGCTAGTTATTGGCCCTGCAGATTCCAAAGCCAAGCGGTACCGTCTCTTTCGCCTGTTGCGAGGTGCTGTCCATCGGGGCTAAAAGCGAGAGACAAGACGCCCCCCTGATGCCCCTCTAGCAGTGCGAGTTGTTGGCCCTGGAGATTCCAAATCCGAGCGGTATCATCGCCGAGTCCAAGGGTCGCGATATGCTGTCCATCGGGGCTAAAAGCGACAGACAAGACGCCTCCCTGATGCCCCTCTAGCAGTGCAAGTTGTTGGCCCTGGAGATTCCAAATCCGAGTAGTGTCGTCGAATCCAGCTGTTACAAGGGATTGGCCATCGGGGCTAAAAGCGATAGAAGAGACGATCCCCTGATGGCCCTCTAACAGTGCAAGTTGTTG comes from the Pseudanabaena sp. FACHB-2040 genome and includes:
- a CDS encoding S-layer homology domain-containing protein; this translates as MPAQVPAPTPAPSTSFRDVPADYWAYEYISGLARFSVISGFPDGTFQPNEPVTRAQFAAILNQAFMSAQPFQVPNERLNATQSSTPTFADVPNDHWAAGYIAKARTAGFLSGYLGNEFKPNQPIPRVQALISIANGLGYQGGSIADLSAYKDADAIPEYARPGITAARAANIVVNYPALDQLVPNRPATRAEVAAFVHRALVNDGRAQPVAATGARWNKAPITTLPTAAAGFSFSADGQRLLALTTDGATLQIWNTQTGALIKEIAAGDQTRFDGAAISKDGTKVAAIAQTSPTNTVELAAWTIEAGQPLWKKTISRAESAIDGGQIAFSHDNQRIITFVNPQQDGASTPQLALWNTANGEAVQSLETSGRFAISPNGQFLAIQIYPNDSSGRVDLWRLNQSGMFEYARTLPPEDVLFWGMDMVFRNDGLLNVLTRSPYDGLLVTWNSQTGARVTSTELPADRSDDAIGLSPDGDSYFFGGQVAGARLGSVRTGEVQDWPHGYRVAFSDRGNYLALMNNNPNEVGSTLPTPSISIYAKTAH
- a CDS encoding EAL domain-containing protein — translated: MSAPAEATSITSAKVLIVDDTPTNLRLLSNTLIQQGYDVQCAISGELALIGVRASKPDIILLDITMPQMDGFEVCRQLKAESTTQNIPVIFLSALDDSFDKVRAFQAGGIDYITKPFQVEEVVARVANHLALQRAQTAILSLNTELEQRVEERTQSLQQLNLELQASEERFRTVANAAPVLIWMVGIDASCQFVNQHWLNFTGCSFTEVLNRGWVSRIHPAERSQYEQLYQTTLEQHQPFTLEYRLLNANSEYRWILETSVPLYEGDECVGFIGSGIDIHDRRQAEEQLIHNALHDSLTDLPNRVLLMERLELSLNRMGRSSSLHFAVLFLDLDRFKLINDGLGHLAGDCLLVQFASRLERVIRPTDLLARLGGDEFVLLLEDINGLQDAVHIANRILEELRSPFTIAGQEVFLTASIGIVLNAPHYYQGTELLRDADTAMYEAKKRGKARYEIFNSEMHQVALKQLHLENDLRKALEQQQFVIHYQPIVDLHTGELVGLEALVRWQPPQGMVLPNEFIPVAEETGLIIPLGEWVLRTACYRVKQWQEQFPRVSLRLSVNLSAKQLQEPTFLTQVDRVLQATGLSGHHLTLEITESMLIENVENVIAILQQLRDRQIQIDIDDFGTGYSSLSYLHRFPIHALKIDQSFTQTVDVNPNIVEAIISLGHALGLDVVAEGIGTAEQQSTIRSLGCRYGQGYYLGRPLSTNEMDRFLSTQTQLP
- a CDS encoding GNAT family N-acetyltransferase, coding for MRIREYESSDWPHLCVIHDEARKQELEASGLMDAFLTLEETAEGEGLFDGRVLVADDEGIPLGFIAIAEGEITWLYVSPRHQRRGVARRLVREAISCESGPVSLDVLEGNEAALQLYLSEGFEVVKRVSGRLAGNEAFAATGLVLRHHGVA
- a CDS encoding hybrid sensor histidine kinase/response regulator, whose translation is MIQIFAAVGITGWLSLRNGQRAVNDVVSQLQNEVTARISKHLADFVAVPQMVTEINASAIQYDTLDLQNAAVLESHFWQQMRVFETLRPIAFGSAQGTIHAVDRMPDGALVIRVIDSSTDGAYYTYSIDPQGTRDRLLKVNDSFDPRIRPWYTKAVQDGKPTWTEVYPYFSTLGLAISATHPLYDETGRLVGVTNATLSLAKLGNFLGSLKIGRSGQTFIMERSGNLVASSTTEPPFLLLEEGSEEKRERLAAIASEDAITRLTAQALKDNFGTFNNIDRSQQLVHTIDGKKYLIQVTPFSDRYGLDWLIVVTVPEADFMEYIEANTRTTILLCLLALMIATALGIWTSRWIARPIVQLNQASQAIADGKIDQQVTVKGIKELQTLARSFNQMAYQLKTAFTDLEARVEQRTAQLQEAKVAAEVANRAKGEFLANMSHELRTPLNAILGFAQMLRHQCIENAEQRNGLDIISRSGEHLLNLINDVLDMSKIEAGQTSLMLDSFDLYEMLRLIEETFQLRASTKGVSLVFRRSAEVPRYIRADERKLRQILINLLSNAIKFTEAGSVVLEAQATVPVTSAEATEPATLPVTRLHFAVSDTGAGIASEDLERIFEPFLQTTLGEQAGQGTGLGLPISRRFVELMGGAMAVDSTPGQGSRFYFEILVRIAAASDLPTPAPKRRVVGFMPGQQTYRILVVDDRWENRHLVVRLLKPLGFAVQEAENGEAAITSWQHWQPHLIWMDMRMSMLDGYEATRQIRTLEQQAESDRPLVKIIALTTSTYEEERSIVLSVGCDDFVRKPFQEETLFSKMTQHLGVQFQYVELEADFPSAAEPASQFSTLTAADLAVMPDS